In the Mesoplodon densirostris isolate mMesDen1 chromosome 6, mMesDen1 primary haplotype, whole genome shotgun sequence genome, CTTAAAGGTAAGTGCTAATAACCCCATCTTgtagctgaagaaactgaggcttaggaagAGGATGTGAACcgaccaagatcacacagcttgttaagtggcagagctgggattcagacccAGTCCACCTGATTGCAAACCCGGGGTCTGACCATGACCCCATGACCCCACATGTCTCTAGCATCTTGGCCCTGGCCCTATGCATGACCTGCCTCAAGCCAGTCAGCAAGTGTTCAGCAAACTGGGTGGCCCACAACCAATCAAACTCACTCTCACAACTGTGGGCTTCCTATGGGGAACTGCACCAAGTATTAAAGAGGTCATTCTGGGATTCAGACCGCCCTCATCCAGGCTCCTGTGTATGCACAATAGGCCAGGCTCAGAGCTCAGTCTGTGTGACCAAAGACCCCTGCCTGGAACAGTGTGACCGTGATGGAACAGACCTAGAGAAGATGGTCAGTGCACTCAGGCCCTGGGAATGGGGATGGTCCTTGactgcagccccctcccccagcgcAGTAGGCACCTTTATAGGCatccacacacattcacacaggaCTCTCCCCTGGATGGCCCTTTACCCAACGCAACCCCCAAGTCATGCCTGCCGGTTCTGATGCTCTGGGGCAGTGGGTACTCAGAGGTAGGCCCTGCGGGCCAAGGGTGCGAGCCTGGCACCAGCCCCAGAACCAGTCTCAGTTTCATTAAGGCttgatctcacacacacacacacacacacacacacacacacacacacacacacacacacacacacacacacacacacacacacaggcacaaggCGTACACGCGGAGCCCTAGTTACCCCTCACACAGACACACCTTCACTGCCACTGGCTCACAGCGCAGCTGCAATCCCACACGCCCCCGCTCTGCCCCCGCCCCCGGCGCCAGCCCGCACCCCCGCCCCTCCTGCTCCGGGCCCGGCCCtcccgaggccccgcccccttcccGGACTGCTTCCGCCCGCGGGGTCCGGCCCAGTATCCGGCGGCTGGAAGGTGAATGAGGCTTGTGCGGCTCATGAAGGTGTTTGTGACGCGCAGGATCCCCCCAGAGGGCAGCGCCGCGCTCTCCCGGGCCGCAGAGTAAGAGCCCGGCGCCCCCGCACCGCTCCGCGCGCCGAGTCCCCGCCCTCCTGGCGCGAGTTCTGCGGGTGGCGTCGCGGGAAGGGGCTGCAGAGCCCCAGGCGCCGCTCCGGGACCTCGGGCACTCAGCGTCTCCGGGCGGGTCGGGGTAGGCCTCCCGAGGCCCAGTTATTTTTGGTGGGGCGGACGGGGCGGTCCGTGGCGTCAGAGAGATCCGGGATCCTGCGCTTGGGCCTTGGCCGAACTTCCCAACCTGTGCCTGGCCAGGACGGTCTTGGAGTTTGGGGAAGCTTAGAGAAAGTTCTCTGGGGCCcagcttcctccaggcccgtTGCAGTGACGCTGGACCCGCAGCTCCCCTGGCCCTTGCAGTGTGGGTGGGGGAAAGGGCTGGAGCCCTCCCCAGCCATggccctggggagaggggagacgtCCCATGACACAAGGGACAGGCTGTTAATCTTTTACCCTCTGTGGTCACTTGGCCAGGTCAGGGACCTTGGCAGTCACTGGATTACCTGGTCCCTTTGGACAGTTGGCAGGGGGCCTCTGGTAGTATTTCTTAAATTGAACCCTTCAGGTCAGCCTTGCCAGGTGCTTCATATTCGTAAACTCTTAATCCTTCAGTACTGTGAAGTCGGTACTGtaattcccactttacagagaaAATTGGGAGAGGTTAAGTACCTTCCCCAATGACCTTGTGTGGCACAGCTGGGATGTGAACTTCGCTCTGTCTGCTGCAGTCTGAGCCCTGCATTATGCAGGTTTGCACCACCTGTATCAGGTAGGGAGAAGGTGGAACCCAGCCTCAGAGACCAGTGCCAGGGGAAAATGAGATGTGTTCATTTCATTCAATGCAATAAAACCTTTGCTGAGGACTTGCCATGTACCAAGCATtgaggggggaagaggggagagcaAAAACAACAAGGGCACTCACTAATGGCAGCAGCTCACACTGCTATAGCGCTGTGCCACCATCAAAGGAGGGTGAAAGGAAGCCTGTGCCTGGGGCTTAGGCGCGGAGGTGCCGCGGCGGGGAATTCTGGGAAGTGCCAGCAGCTCTGTGTCTTGCGCATGTAGATGCTCCGTACGTGTTGGCTGCACAGAATTAAATGTCAAGGGCTGGGAGGTTGGGCAGCACCACGGGGAAACATGCCCCGTGCCCACCAGCCACCATGGAAGTGCCCCCTGAAACTCCTCCATGTTGAACTGCTTTGATCTTGTCCAAGTACAAAGTCAAGAACAAGAGTTTTTCATTTCATGGACTCATAGGAGAGGATGTGCAACTGGACAGGGAAATCAAGCCCCCCACTGGCCTTCCCAACAATAGGCAGCTCAGGCCCCGTAGCTCACTACCTGTGAGGCCTCCTGTAGGGGTAAGAAAGCGCTTCCTTGTGTTGAGCTGAGAGCCGTCCCTGTGACTTTCTCCTTTCACTTTAGGCCCCTTTCAGTCCTTGTCAGAGAGCTGTGCTCTGTGACAGTCCTTCACCCTCAGGACAGTTCTGAGGCCACCCACGCCTGACCTTGACCCGCCTCAGCCAGCCCCAGGCAGCTGGAGGCCAGAGCAAGCAGAAGACAATGTTTCCCACTCTGAGAGGGGtctgcagggggctggaggggctTTGGGGGCCTGGGGGCACCTGCGGGGCTCCCGCACTTCCGAGCAGTCTTTCCTTTGCCTTCAGCTGTGAGGTGGAGCAGTGGGATTCCGATGAGCCCATCCCCAGCAAGGACCTGGAACGGGGCGTGGCCGGGGCCCATGGCCTGCTCTGCCTCCTCTCTGACCGCATAGACAAGAAGCTCCTGGATGCCGCAGGTGTGTGCACTGGGCAGGCCCGGGGAGAGTTCCAAGGGTGTCTTGGCCCTGGTGGACATAGCAGCCTGCTGCTGCTGGTTCCCCAGCAGGTCTTCAGTGACCTCTCTGAGCTCTGAGGGCATTCACTGCGGACCTAGGCCAGAGGGAGCAGTTGTGTGCAGTTCCATCAGGCACACACTGTGCCCCTCTCTCCTGGTGGTGAGTCCCCAGAGGGAGGCCTTAGGAGGGCAAAGACCATGGTGTGGAGGAGAGCCAGGGCCCGGGGCCTTCGTCCAGCTCTGCTCAGCCTTGCTTTATGACCTTGAGCAGGGCCCTGCCTTTTCTGGACCTGTCTATAGTATGTTGGAGGGCCTTGAATCCCATGAGGAAAGATACAAACAATGCTTTTTCTGCCCAACAGGAGCCAATCTCAAAGTCATCAGCACAATGTCCGTGGGCGTCGACCACTTGGCTTTGGATGAAATCAAGAAGCGGtaaatgcgggcttccctggtggcgcagtggttgggagtccgcctgctgatgcaggagacgcgggttcatgcccggtccgggaggatcccacgtgccgcggagcagctgggcccgtgagccgtggatgctgagcctgcgcgtccgcagcttgtgctccgcagcaggagaggccacagcagtgagaggcctgcgtaccgaaaaaaaaaaaaaaaaaaaaaaaaaagaaacggtaAATGCAGCTTGGGCTCTGGAATCAGGGCCTGGAGTGAGGGGTGACTAccagagagggaaaaagaggagctgagtatttatttttttcttcatattctttgacCATTCAGTGAAAACGTAAGGTAGCTGATGATAAAATCTGCTCATGTGTGCACACATCAGTTAAGGTAAGGCCGAGCAGTCAGAAGCAGTGGGTAACAACGTCCAGGTGACACCCTttcacattcattctttttttttgacccCCACAACAACCCTTCAAGTAGAAAAGGCAAGTATTATTATTTGCCTCTTTAGATGAGGaagttcagaaaagttaagtggTTACTGGCTCCAGACTTTGAACCCCGATCTTCCATCTTATATCcttctcagaatgggagataatcaAGATGGGAATGAGGGCTGGCCATTCCTGAATGCTCACTTACAGCTCTGAGCTTCCCGACAGGCAGCGCAAAGAGGGAACAAAGCCGCATCATGGCAACGTCCCAGCAGTAGAAATTGGTGAAGGTGCTTGAGGCCAGTGTTACCGCCAGATCTTTGATTCGTAGTGGGATCCGTGTGGGCTACACCCCCGATGTCCTGACAGACGCCACGGCCGAGCTCGCTGTCTCCTTGCTGCTCACCACCTGTCGCCGGTTGCCTGAGGCCATCGAGGAGGTGAAGAAGTGAGTGAACACTTGGCAGGGAAGTCGACTCTGCTCAACAGCTAGTACTTAGCACCCACTATCACCCTGGACCAGAGGTGATCCTGTCCCCGGCTGTGCCCCAACTAATGAGGGGGGGACAGACTCAGGCACGATACTAAAGTGCACAGCAGAGTTGAAATAAACAGGGCATGAAGGGAAATTGTGGAGGAGGAGCGTGGATCAGAGAAGGCTGCGTGGAAGTGGTAGCCAGTGGGCATCCTCCTGAGCCCTTAGAGGGCCCTGTGCACCATCACGTGGGAATCCAAAAGGCTCTAGAAACTGAAGGTTGTTTCATTTCGCTGCAGATACACCAACGTGCTTGATATGGGTGCCACCCCAGATGCTGTTGAGGGTGTTATGTAGAATACAGCATATGCACCTTACCACCTTCCTAAaatctgaaaatttaaaaattctggcCTGAGGGTTTCAGATCAGAGATGTGGGTCTGTACATCCAGAGTCGGGAGAGGTACTCCAGGTGCGGGGACTGGCTTGAGCAAAGGCCAGGAGGCGTGCAGATACAGGCTCTCAGAGAATGTGTACTGGGAGAGGGGATTTGAGGTGGGGATGTGGCAGGGACAGAGGCTGCATGGGGCTGACTAGACACGGTGCTGAATGTCCCTCTTACCCTTCTGTCGAGGGAGTTGGTCCCTTCATTGGAGGTGACTCAAGACAGGCTCTATTCCCCTGTCCACCCAAGGCAACAGGGGTGGGCCTGTGGCTTCCCTGGAGCACTGAGAATACTGGTTTTGGAATCCTACATCCTGGGTTTGCAACCTGCTGCTCtgccctggctgtgtgacctcacaTAGATTGCCCTTTCTTGTCTCAGTTTTCCCGTCTGCAAAATGGGGGGAGAACCTGTAAGGCCCCTTCCAGCCTTCGGATTCTGTGTCCCCAGTGGTTTTAAAGGAAGAGTCAGTCACGCTGCTTATCGGCAGCACCCAGTGGCTGTAGGGGTAACGCATGCTCCTCTCAATCCTTGACTGGAGGGCTGGGCCTGTCCCTTGGACCACGGGGTCTGCACAGCGGCCCTCATCTTTGCCTGAGACCAGAGCCTCTAACCcgtccctctctctccctgcagtGGCGGCTGGACCTCGTGGAAGCCCCTGTGGATGTGTGGCTACGGCCTCACACAGAGTACCGTTGGCATCATTGGGCTGGGGCGCATAGGTGAGGCTCCCATCTACCCAGATTGGTACCCTGGCTCTCAACGTCTTGGTTTGAGTCTCTGACACCCCGTGTCCAGATGCTGACAATCCTTCTTTGCAAAGAGTCGCCGTACCTGGGTGCAGTAGGGATATCTCTAGTGAGAAGACACAGCATCGTAAAACacaggccaaaaaataaaataaggagttCCTTAAGAACTCACTAGGTGATAGAAGCAAGTTGTAAGAGCCAGGGTTCATTATGATTATAGCTGCATACAGGACAGATGAAAGCGATGACGGCTGCAGGGTCGAGACTTCTAGGAGGGGTTTACTGTGGGAGAGCCCATGCTGCCCCAGGCCTGGGTTCTGGAAGGCATCTGACTCCTAAAGCCTTAATTCAGGAACCAGAGGGTCCAGCGGACAGAGCTTACCTGTGATTCTGAGGCAGGGCAGA is a window encoding:
- the GRHPR gene encoding glyoxylate reductase/hydroxypyruvate reductase; its protein translation is MRLVRLMKVFVTRRIPPEGSAALSRAADCEVEQWDSDEPIPSKDLERGVAGAHGLLCLLSDRIDKKLLDAAGANLKVISTMSVGVDHLALDEIKKRGIRVGYTPDVLTDATAELAVSLLLTTCRRLPEAIEEVKNGGWTSWKPLWMCGYGLTQSTVGIIGLGRIGQAIARCLKPFGVQRLLYTGRQPRPQEAEEFQAEFVSTQQLAAESDFIVVACSLTPATRGLCNKDFFQQMKKTAVFVNISRGEVVDQDDLYQALASGQIAAAGLDVTTPEPLPTNHPLLTLKNCVILPHIGSATHRTRNTMSLLAANNLLAGLRGEPMPSELKL